One window from the genome of Crassostrea angulata isolate pt1a10 chromosome 2, ASM2561291v2, whole genome shotgun sequence encodes:
- the LOC128173116 gene encoding gigasin-1-like: MKVVMFLAFACFALANVSAYPHGHKNGGKGNNGERHKDTKKVEITETDKYDNGGDKYDNHGHDDFEDDQTDVDIQEVVRKETESHAHYGRRE, translated from the exons ATGAAGGTCGTCATGTTTTTGGCGTTCGCCTGTTTTGCCTTAGCAAATGTCTCAGCATATCCACATG GCCATAAGAATGGCGGCAAAGGAAATAATGGAGAAAGGCACAAAGATACAAAGAAAGTGGAAATAACGGAGACAGATAAATATGACAACGGAGGGGATAAATATGACAATCATGGACACGACGACTTTGAAGATGATCAAACGGATGTAGATATTCAGGAAGTGGTGAGAAAGGAGACAGAGAGTCATGCTCATTACGGAAGGAGGGAATAG